A single region of the Ornithorhynchus anatinus isolate Pmale09 chromosome 6, mOrnAna1.pri.v4, whole genome shotgun sequence genome encodes:
- the LOC114812921 gene encoding semaphorin-3F-like: MELMKDRLWLVSSQIGGWVRVKALRGWYPVAPAKARRASVLLLLLAQGSLLGEASSLHFSRLSLTFKELLKTHAAKEFIFNFETRDFRLLHMDHDRIYLGLRDYLVSFGQSKMNEDPLIIKWPASPEQEKTCQRKMKRGQENLCFNFLRIIQPPNRTHLLVCGTGAFSPICAIANRGRHIQDYVFHMVHNSQTSGLGSCSYTPNSETMATFIDGNLYTGMHMNFLGSDPAIFRSAGRLPTLRSDPYNNLWLNAPAFLKAFKISDSINCNDDKLYFLFRENTIQSFPEPTTLPLVGHVCLNDVGGQYLLMNKWTTFLKARLMCSVTEDGKEILFNKLQDVFIHPIHDKRDPLIYGIFTTPPSDPFQGSAICVYSMADIRAAFNGSFTDKISSINTEKPDEGDVPTPRPGSCPGGVSAPDFHSSKAFPSKMIEFIRTHPLMFNPVYPLQRRPLSVRIGPNSTFTTGVMDVSDTVEGSYKVFPLGTAHGTVQKVAVLERNGTSEAVNLEEVEVFRTPAPVKTMMISSKWKDLFVSSDTGVSQLKLYRCPPYKACALCCRVRDPYCNRPWKSCSPKVKRGLSPPTPYWAGNNPQARLPLCNIGCEHKAGTVLTYLTRRAPLRVVSADDPGPVPAGSQPEHLDLAEEYACHHLTARPYGLASPAFT; encoded by the exons ATGGAGTTGATGAAGGACCGGCTCTGGCTAGTTTCCTCCCAGATAGGCGGCTGGGTGCGGGTCAAAGCCCTCCGCGGTTG GTATCCAGTGGCTCCAGCCAAGGCAAGGCGCGCCTCTGTCTTGCTGCTTCTTCTGGCTCAGGGCTCCCTCCTGGGTGAAGCCAGCTCATTGCACTTTTCTCGCCTTTCCTTAACCTTCAAAG AGCTTCTAAAGACCCATGCAGCCAAGGAATTCATCTTCAACTTTGAGACCAGAGACTTCCGCCTCCTGCACATGGACCATGACCGGATCTATCTGGGTTTACGTGACTACCTGGTGTCCTTCGGCCAGTCGAAGATGAACGAGGACCCGCTTatt ATCAAGTGGCCAGCATCACCGGAGCAGGAGAAGACTTGCCAGAGGAAGATGAAAAGGGGCCAGGAA AACCTGTGCTTCAACTTCCTCCGTATCATCCAGCCGCCGAACCGGACTCACCTGCTGGTGTGTGGGACTGGGGCCTTCAGTCCCATATGTGCCATCGCCAACCGTGGCAGGCACATTCAG GATTATGTGTTTCATATGGTGCACAACAGCCAGACCTCAGGGCTGGGAAGTTGTTCCTACACCCCCAACTCCGAGACCATGGCCACATTCATTG ATGGGAATCTGTACACCGGCATGCACATGAACTTCTTAGGCAGTGACCCCGCCATCTTCCGCTCCGCGGGTCGCCTCCCGACCCTCCGCTCCGACCCGTACAACAACCTCTGGCTCAATG CTCCTGCGTTCCTGAAGGCCTTCAAGATCTCAGACAGCATCAACTGCAATGACGACAAACTCTACTTCCTCTTCCGGGAGAATACGATCCAAAGCTTTCCAGAACCGACTACGCTCCCTCTTGTCGGTCACGTTTGCTTG AATGACGTCGGAGGGCAGTACCTACTCATGAACAAGTGGACGACATTCCTGAAGGCCCGGCTAATGTGTTCCGTGACCGAGGATGGCAAGGAGATCCTTTTCAACAAACTCC AGGACGTCTTTATCCATCCTATCCATGACAAGAGAGACCCTCTGATCTATGGCATCTTCACCACCCCTCCTAG tgaCCCATTTCAGGGCTCAGCCATCTGTGTTTATTCCATGGCTGACATCCGGGCAGCCTTTAATGGGTCTTTCACTGACAAGATAAGCTCCATTAACACGGAGAAGCCTGACGAAGGTGACGTGCCCACGCCTCGACCTGGCTCG TGCCCAGGGGGTGTTTCGGCCCCAGACTTCCACTCCTCCAAGGCCTTTCCCAGTAAGATGATCGAATTCATCCGCACCCATCCACTGATGTTCAACCCCGTGTACCCTCTGCAACGCCGGCCTCTGTCTGTGCGCATAGGCCCCAACTCCACCTTCACTACTGGGGTCATGGACGTCTCGGATACTGTCGAAGGAAGCTATAAAGTGTTCCCTCTAGGCACAG CCCACGGTACGGTGCAGAAGGTGGCGGTGCTCGAGCGGAACGGGACCAGTGAGGCCGTGAACCTGGAAGAGGTAGAGGTGTTCCGG ACCCCAGCCCCGGTGAAGACCATGATGATCTCGTCTAAGTGG AAAGATCTCTTCGTGTCCTCGGATACGGGCGTGAGCCAGCTGAAGTTGTATCGCTGTCCACCTTACAAGGCCTGTGCCCTGTGCTGCAGGGTCCGGGACCCCTACTGCAACAGGCCTTGGAAGAGTTGCTCCCCTAAAGTCAAAAG AGGCCTGTCCCCTCCCACGCCTTACTGGGCCGGAAATAACccccaggccaggctgcctctgtGCAACATCGGGTGTGAGCACAAGGCGGGCACGGTTCTCACCTACCTGACCCGGCGGGCACCGCTGC gtgTTGTTAGCGCTGATGACCCGGGGCCGGTGCCGGCAGGGAGCCAGCCGGAACACTTAGACTTAGCGGAGGAGTACGCGTGCCACCATCTTACGGCCCGCCCGTACGGGCTGGCCTCCCCGGCCTTCACCTAG